In the genome of Mesosutterella faecium, the window CCGGCCCGAGCGGCACCGCCGCCGCGTGGAATTCCTCCGGGCTCAGGCCGGCCCGCTGCACGGCCGCCCGCACCTCCGCGGGCAGCTCCTCCGCTGCCGCTCCGGCCAGGGCGAGGGACAGGAGAATCAGTGCGGATACTTTTTGTAACAATTTCATTTCCGGCTTCTTTTGCTCGAAAAATAAATAACTTACCCGCCACCCGCCGCAGCAGGGGGCTGGCATCAGTTTAACGGCGCGCCTTGAAATCGGCACCTCAGGCCCCATATAGGGGGATAAGCAGATCCGGTGCTGTCACGGCGCATGAATTCTGCTTCTTAATTTCGTAAGGGAGCGATCAGGCTCCTTTTCAAGTTTCAATGGAGAAAGTGAAAATGAACATCCGTCCTTTGCATGACCGCGTGATTGTCAAGCGCCTGCCTGCCGAGCGCACGACCGCTTCGGGCATCGTCATTCCTGACACGGCCGGTGACAAGCCCGACCAGGGCGAAGTGATCGCCGTCGGCCCCGGCCGCCGCGACGAGCAGGGCAAGATCATCCCGATGGGCGTGAAGGTTGGCGACACCGTGCTTTTCGGCAAGTACTCCGGCCAGTCCGTCAAAGTGGGCGGTGATGAGCTTCTCGTGATGCGCGAAGACGACATCATGGGCGTCATCGACTGATTTCATTTATTCCCTTTTCACAAAGTTTTTAACTGGAGATTCACGACATGGCTAAGAAAGTTTTGTTTGGGAATGACGCCCGCGCGCTGATGGTGCAGGGCATCAACACCCTTGCGAACGCTGTCAAGGTGACCCTCGGGCCGAAGGGCCGCAATGTGGTCCTCGAGCGCTCCTTCGGCGGCCCCACCGTCACGAAGGACGGCGTTTCCGTTGCGAAGGAGATCGAGCTTAAGGACAAGTTCGAGAACATGGGCGCCCAGATGGTGAAGGAAGTCGCCTCCAAGACCTCCGACAACGCCGGCGACGGCACCACCACCGCCACCGTTCTCGCCCAGTCGATCGTTGACGAGGGCATGAAGTATGTGGCTGCCGGCATGAACCCGATGGATCTGAAGCGCGGCATCGACAAGGCTGTGGCCGCGGCGATTGAAGCCCTCAAGGGAATCTCCCGTCCGACCACGACTTCCAAGGAAATCGCCCAGGTGGGCGCCATTTCCGCCAACTCCGACACGGAAATCGGCCAGATCATCGCTGAAGCGATGGACAAGGTCGGCAAGGAAGGCGTGATCACCGTTGAGGACGGCAAGTCCCTCAGCAACGAACTCGATGTCGTCGAAGGCATGCAGTTCGACCGCGGCTACCTGAGCCCCTACTTCATCAACAACCCCGACAAGCAGGCTGCGATTTTTGAGAACCCGTTCATCCTGCTGCACGACAAGAAGATCAGCAACATCCGCGAGCTTCTGCCGGTTCTCGAGCAGGTGGCCAAAGCCGGCCGTCCGCTCGTGATCATTGCCGAAGACGTGGACGGCGAGGCTCTGGCCACCCTGGTGGTCAACTCGCTGCGCGGCGTGCTGAAGGTTGCCGCCGTCAAGGCCCCGGGCTTCGGCGACCGCAGGAAGGCGATGCTCGAAGACATCGCCATCCTGACCGGCGGACAGGTCATCTCCTCCGAGCTCGGCCTGCAGCTTGAAAA includes:
- a CDS encoding co-chaperone GroES translates to MNIRPLHDRVIVKRLPAERTTASGIVIPDTAGDKPDQGEVIAVGPGRRDEQGKIIPMGVKVGDTVLFGKYSGQSVKVGGDELLVMREDDIMGVID
- the groL gene encoding chaperonin GroEL (60 kDa chaperone family; promotes refolding of misfolded polypeptides especially under stressful conditions; forms two stacked rings of heptamers to form a barrel-shaped 14mer; ends can be capped by GroES; misfolded proteins enter the barrel where they are refolded when GroES binds), yielding MAKKVLFGNDARALMVQGINTLANAVKVTLGPKGRNVVLERSFGGPTVTKDGVSVAKEIELKDKFENMGAQMVKEVASKTSDNAGDGTTTATVLAQSIVDEGMKYVAAGMNPMDLKRGIDKAVAAAIEALKGISRPTTTSKEIAQVGAISANSDTEIGQIIAEAMDKVGKEGVITVEDGKSLSNELDVVEGMQFDRGYLSPYFINNPDKQAAIFENPFILLHDKKISNIRELLPVLEQVAKAGRPLVIIAEDVDGEALATLVVNSLRGVLKVAAVKAPGFGDRRKAMLEDIAILTGGQVISSELGLQLEKTTLAQLGSAKRVEINKENTTIIDGAGAADKIEERVKNIRTQIDAATSDYDREKLQERVAKLAGGVALIKVGAATEVEMKEKKARVEDALHATRAAVEEGVVAGGGVALIRAKQAIADKLTGDNDEQNAGIRIVLRAMEEPMRQIVANAGEEPSVVVNKVADGKGNFGYNAQTGTYGDMIEMGVLDPTKVTRTALQNAASVASLILTTDCMVAELPEEKPAAPAAGGMGGMGGMM